One genomic region from Streptomyces sp. NBC_01431 encodes:
- a CDS encoding acyl-CoA thioesterase: MTAETLPVSYGCLVPVAVHFDDLDALGLLHNARYPVLVERAWTGYWNERGYGFDGDWVAAGDSCNAVKELRIGYEAPVSRPGAYAVHLWLERLGRTGLTYGFRFCSADGSRTYAHGTRVLVRLDPADLRPTPWSDRFRADGQALLRPQD, encoded by the coding sequence GTGACCGCCGAAACCCTGCCCGTCTCCTACGGCTGCCTGGTCCCCGTCGCCGTCCACTTCGACGACCTCGACGCGCTCGGCCTGCTGCACAACGCCCGGTACCCGGTGCTGGTCGAGCGCGCCTGGACCGGCTACTGGAACGAGCGCGGCTACGGCTTCGACGGGGACTGGGTGGCGGCCGGCGACTCGTGCAACGCCGTCAAGGAACTGCGCATCGGCTACGAGGCGCCGGTCAGCCGCCCCGGCGCGTACGCCGTCCACCTCTGGCTGGAACGACTCGGCAGGACCGGACTGACCTACGGCTTCAGGTTCTGCTCGGCCGACGGCTCGCGGACGTACGCCCACGGCACCCGGGTGCTGGTCCGGCTCGACCCAGCCGATCTGCGGCCGACCCCGTGGAGCGACCGGTTCAGGGCTGACGGACAGGCGCTGCTGCGTCCGCAGGACTGA
- a CDS encoding MFS transporter: MKSEPTGEQRQLRHARIAVAAVFCVHGAVTGNFATRVPWIQEHAGVSTGQLGLALAFPAIGSSLLMPLSAAVTHRFGARAALRGLLALWTLALALPALAPNVYALCAALFLYGASAGMADVAMNALGVETENRLGRSIMSGLHGMWSVGALVGSAAGTLAAHLGTDARLHHLVAAAVLTLLGLAACQGVLDLRSAPGSAPPRFALPPRSALVIGLVGFCAVFAEGASLDWSAVYLRDELGGSAGAAAACTTAFTLTMAAARIAGDRVVDRHGAVRTVRGGGVLATLGGLLVVVAPGPAVAMSGFALMGLGVAVVVPLAFAAAGRSGPNPSQAIAGVATITYTSGLIAPSAIGSLADVTSLVVSFGLVTVLALGLVAGARVLRAGARPQEEVSPADAAAPVRQP, translated from the coding sequence ATGAAATCCGAACCCACTGGAGAACAAAGGCAGTTGAGGCACGCGAGGATCGCGGTCGCCGCGGTGTTCTGTGTGCACGGGGCGGTCACCGGCAACTTCGCCACCCGGGTCCCCTGGATCCAGGAGCACGCCGGGGTCTCCACCGGGCAGCTCGGCCTCGCCCTCGCCTTCCCCGCGATCGGCTCGTCCCTGCTGATGCCGCTGTCCGCCGCCGTCACCCACCGGTTCGGCGCCCGCGCCGCGCTGCGCGGGCTGCTCGCCCTGTGGACGCTGGCCCTGGCACTGCCCGCGCTCGCCCCGAACGTCTACGCGCTGTGCGCCGCGCTGTTCCTGTACGGCGCGAGCGCGGGCATGGCGGACGTGGCGATGAACGCGCTGGGCGTGGAGACCGAGAACCGCCTGGGCCGTTCGATCATGTCCGGTCTGCACGGCATGTGGAGCGTGGGTGCGCTGGTCGGCTCGGCGGCCGGCACGCTGGCCGCGCACCTGGGGACCGATGCGCGGCTGCACCATCTCGTCGCCGCCGCCGTACTCACCCTGCTCGGCCTGGCGGCCTGCCAGGGCGTGCTCGACCTGCGCAGCGCGCCCGGCTCGGCGCCGCCGCGGTTCGCACTGCCGCCCAGGTCGGCACTGGTCATCGGCCTGGTCGGGTTCTGCGCGGTGTTCGCGGAGGGCGCGAGCCTGGACTGGTCGGCGGTCTATCTGCGCGACGAGCTCGGCGGTTCGGCCGGGGCGGCAGCGGCCTGCACCACCGCGTTCACACTGACGATGGCGGCGGCGCGGATCGCCGGGGACAGGGTGGTCGACCGCCATGGCGCCGTGCGCACGGTGCGCGGTGGGGGCGTGCTGGCCACCCTGGGCGGGCTGCTCGTGGTGGTCGCGCCGGGCCCCGCGGTGGCGATGAGCGGATTCGCGCTGATGGGGCTTGGGGTGGCGGTCGTCGTCCCGCTGGCCTTCGCGGCGGCGGGGCGCAGCGGGCCGAACCCGAGCCAGGCCATCGCGGGCGTCGCGACCATCACGTACACCTCGGGCCTGATCGCCCCGTCCGCGATCGGCTCCCTCGCGGACGTGACCTCGCTCGTGGTGTCGTTCGGCCTGGTGACGGTGCTGGCGCTCGGACTGGTCGCGGGGGCGCGGGTGTTGCGGGCGGGGGCCCGCCCGCAGGAGGAGGTCAGTCCTGCGGACGCAGCAGCGCCTGTCCGTCAGCCCTGA